The following proteins are co-located in the Ruminococcaceae bacterium KH2T8 genome:
- a CDS encoding LSU ribosomal protein L7AE → MTEEDKILRFIGLAMRAGKVVSGFDATVSAMRAGQCRLLILSKDISANTLNKLMDRAAECDDDQLAAYSFATARQLGDAIGRTDRAVLAITDEGFASKLAQMIEEIDDTKEIC, encoded by the coding sequence ATGACTGAAGAAGATAAGATCTTAAGATTCATAGGGCTTGCAATGAGGGCAGGCAAGGTAGTCTCGGGATTCGATGCTACGGTGTCTGCGATGAGAGCCGGTCAGTGCAGATTGCTCATACTGTCGAAAGACATCTCGGCAAATACACTGAACAAGCTGATGGACAGAGCAGCGGAATGCGATGACGATCAGCTCGCGGCCTACAGCTTCGCGACTGCAAGACAGCTCGGCGACGCGATAGGCAGAACGGACAGGGCGGTCTTGGCGATAACCGATGAAGGATTCGCTTCCAAGCTCGCTCAGATGATCGAAGAAATAGATGACACAAAGGAGATATGCTAA
- a CDS encoding Fur family transcriptional regulator, peroxide stress response regulator — protein MSIELSAQDRLREAGIRVTVPRLLIFQYLIDNRTHPTCDRIYNDLKDDNPSLSLATVYNVTEKLAEESLVTTIVSPDGERHYDSITDFHGHFYCDQCGSIYDFKCRPDKMPDCLKGAIVKNISYMARGYCPDCAHTIEK, from the coding sequence ATGTCTATAGAACTCAGTGCTCAGGATCGATTGAGAGAAGCGGGAATAAGAGTAACAGTCCCGAGACTTCTCATATTTCAATATCTTATTGATAACAGGACTCATCCCACGTGCGATCGTATCTATAACGATCTTAAGGATGATAATCCTTCGCTGTCCCTTGCTACCGTCTATAATGTTACCGAGAAGCTCGCGGAGGAGTCTCTCGTTACGACTATCGTATCTCCCGACGGTGAGCGCCATTATGACAGCATTACCGATTTTCACGGACATTTCTATTGTGATCAGTGCGGAAGCATATATGACTTTAAGTGCCGTCCCGACAAGATGCCGGATTGCCTTAAGGGGGCTATCGTAAAGAATATCTCTTATATGGCGAGAGGTTACTGTCCCGACTGCGCGCACACCATTGAAAAGTAA
- a CDS encoding hypothetical protein (manually curated): MIPKKKPQRMCVSCRERHDKKDLIRVVLGPDGDISYDPTGKASGRGAYLCKKEECIVAELKAHRLAKGLRHDVDKERLQQVAQEILKLCVSEEGSDD, encoded by the coding sequence GTGATACCAAAGAAAAAGCCACAGAGGATGTGCGTGTCATGTCGCGAAAGACATGACAAGAAAGACCTTATCAGGGTCGTCCTGGGTCCCGACGGTGACATCAGCTACGATCCTACCGGCAAGGCTTCAGGCAGGGGTGCTTACCTTTGTAAGAAGGAAGAGTGCATAGTTGCCGAGCTCAAGGCTCACAGGCTTGCCAAGGGACTGAGGCACGATGTGGACAAAGAAAGATTGCAGCAGGTGGCACAGGAGATCTTAAAGCTCTGTGTCTCCGAAGAAGGCTCAGATGACTGA
- a CDS encoding DNA-binding transcriptional regulator, ArsR family, translated as MKAEDKRYNDAVKKLSVMAEPMRMKIMKVIADAGKLRAKDILDEFAITQPTLSHHMNLLLDSDLVLAQKDGRCVWYSINPVAVSEIRDLIDELSVKGKPSSKSRAATVAPVKPIRKTTAVKKTKTSDKPALKNDSSVPKPKNKIEVPDIEELKKKKEKKKKKPEKKKKDKEKDKKKKK; from the coding sequence ATGAAAGCCGAGGATAAAAGATATAACGACGCGGTAAAGAAGCTGTCTGTTATGGCAGAACCCATGAGGATGAAGATCATGAAGGTCATCGCGGATGCGGGAAAGCTCCGCGCTAAGGATATCCTCGATGAGTTCGCCATCACGCAGCCTACTTTGTCTCATCACATGAACCTTCTTCTCGATTCTGATCTTGTACTGGCTCAAAAGGACGGACGCTGTGTATGGTACAGCATCAATCCCGTTGCCGTATCTGAGATAAGGGATCTTATCGATGAGTTAAGCGTAAAGGGAAAGCCATCATCAAAGAGCAGAGCAGCTACGGTTGCACCCGTTAAGCCTATACGCAAGACTACTGCCGTTAAGAAGACAAAGACTTCGGATAAGCCCGCTCTCAAAAATGACTCGAGCGTTCCAAAGCCCAAGAACAAGATAGAAGTTCCTGATATCGAAGAACTCAAGAAGAAGAAAGAGAAAAAGAAGAAAAAGCCCGAGAAGAAGAAAAAAGACAAAGAGAAAGATAAGAAAAAGAAAAAATAA
- a CDS encoding Rubrerythrin: MDLKGTKTEANLQAAFAGESMATNKYAYYASKAKKEGYVQISNIFTETSGNEREHAKMWFKKLHGDTVPDTMTNLLDAAAGENGEWTDMYKRFAEEAREEGFNDIADLFEMVGGIEKEHEERYRKIAEHLEKGMTFERDGVTIWKCLNCGYIHYGDKAPEVCPVCAHPQAYFEEQSKNY; this comes from the coding sequence ATGGATTTAAAGGGTACTAAGACAGAAGCTAATCTTCAGGCTGCATTCGCAGGCGAGTCTATGGCTACGAACAAGTATGCATACTATGCATCAAAGGCAAAGAAAGAGGGATATGTACAGATCTCTAACATCTTTACGGAGACATCCGGCAATGAGCGTGAGCATGCAAAGATGTGGTTCAAGAAGCTCCACGGTGATACGGTTCCTGATACGATGACAAACCTTCTCGATGCTGCAGCAGGCGAGAACGGCGAGTGGACCGATATGTACAAGAGATTTGCCGAAGAGGCAAGGGAAGAAGGATTTAACGACATCGCCGATCTTTTCGAGATGGTAGGCGGTATCGAGAAGGAGCACGAGGAGAGATACAGAAAGATCGCAGAGCACCTCGAGAAGGGTATGACATTCGAGCGTGACGGCGTTACTATCTGGAAGTGCCTCAACTGCGGTTATATCCATTACGGTGACAAGGCTCCCGAGGTCTGCCCCGTATGTGCTCACCCTCAGGCTTACTTCGAAGAGCAGTCCAAGAATTACTGA
- a CDS encoding NusA antitermination factor — protein sequence MAKKITQEEPRDNVLDAIKMLAKERGIEEEELITAVEEGIVTAFRREFSGSQSIEHVEAEIDRETGEIFVYKLVEVVEEVEDEANQISITDAQAMDPELELGDEIEVGIEVEKLGRLAATAAKSAISQKVRDAEYRRINEEFSGRIGELASGIILRRDARNVYVDIDRAEAVLPREGQIRNELYETNRTMKFLVLCVEEHNGRPSITVSRTSNELVKKLFELEIPEIKSGEVIIQAVSREPGSRAKVAVYSRDENIDAKGACVGQRGQRVQEIMNELGGEKIDIVDWNADPALFISEALQPAKVLRVDTEITTNEDGSQERKAKVIVPDSQFTLAIGRSGQNVRLAARLTGFKIDIKRESEEIIEATQLMGDAFQVVESDGDDQ from the coding sequence ATGGCAAAGAAGATTACGCAGGAAGAACCCAGAGATAACGTACTTGACGCTATCAAGATGCTCGCTAAGGAAAGAGGCATCGAGGAAGAAGAGCTCATTACGGCTGTTGAAGAGGGTATCGTAACGGCATTCAGACGTGAGTTCTCCGGTTCCCAGTCTATCGAGCACGTTGAGGCTGAGATCGACAGAGAGACAGGTGAGATCTTTGTTTATAAGCTCGTTGAGGTTGTTGAAGAAGTTGAAGACGAAGCAAATCAGATCTCCATTACAGACGCTCAGGCTATGGATCCCGAACTCGAGCTCGGCGATGAGATCGAGGTAGGTATCGAGGTTGAAAAGCTCGGACGTCTTGCAGCTACAGCAGCTAAGAGTGCTATCTCACAGAAGGTTAGAGATGCAGAATACAGAAGGATCAACGAGGAGTTCTCCGGCAGGATCGGCGAGCTCGCTTCGGGTATCATCCTCAGAAGAGATGCAAGAAACGTATATGTTGATATCGACCGTGCAGAGGCAGTCCTTCCCAGAGAGGGACAGATCAGGAACGAGCTCTACGAGACAAACAGAACGATGAAGTTCCTTGTTCTTTGTGTTGAAGAGCATAACGGCAGACCTTCCATCACGGTATCAAGAACATCCAATGAACTCGTCAAGAAGCTCTTTGAGCTCGAGATCCCCGAGATCAAGTCCGGCGAGGTCATCATCCAGGCAGTATCCAGAGAGCCCGGTTCCAGAGCTAAGGTCGCTGTTTACTCAAGAGACGAGAACATCGATGCAAAGGGTGCATGCGTAGGTCAGAGAGGCCAGCGTGTACAGGAGATCATGAACGAGCTCGGCGGCGAGAAGATCGACATCGTTGATTGGAACGCAGATCCCGCCCTCTTCATCAGCGAAGCACTTCAGCCTGCTAAGGTTCTCCGTGTTGATACTGAGATCACGACCAACGAGGACGGTAGCCAGGAGAGAAAGGCTAAGGTCATCGTACCTGATTCCCAGTTCACGCTGGCTATCGGCAGAAGCGGCCAGAACGTTCGTCTTGCAGCAAGACTTACGGGATTCAAGATCGATATCAAGAGAGAGTCTGAGGAGATCATCGAAGCTACTCAGCTCATGGGCGACGCTTTCCAGGTAGTCGAGAGCGACGGTGACGATCAGTGA
- a CDS encoding ribosome maturation factor RimP codes for MAGRSKIAQQAFEIAQPVAERMGLELVDAEYKKEGQSTFLRLFIDKKGGLGIDDCETFSREIDPILDEKLVHDADYFEVSSPGLTRPLTTEADYRRYEGEKIDVALFAEKEGSKNHTGEIIGCDGDSVTIRVSEDKELTIGYKEISKAVRHIEF; via the coding sequence ATGGCAGGAAGGAGCAAGATAGCTCAGCAGGCCTTTGAGATCGCTCAGCCCGTTGCCGAGAGGATGGGGCTCGAGCTTGTAGATGCCGAGTACAAGAAGGAAGGTCAGAGCACATTTCTTCGTCTGTTCATAGATAAGAAGGGCGGACTCGGGATCGACGACTGCGAGACATTCAGCAGGGAGATAGATCCCATCCTGGATGAGAAGCTCGTACATGACGCGGACTACTTCGAAGTATCTTCACCCGGACTTACGAGACCTCTTACGACTGAGGCCGATTACAGAAGGTATGAAGGTGAGAAGATCGACGTAGCTCTCTTCGCGGAGAAGGAAGGCAGCAAGAACCATACAGGTGAGATCATCGGTTGTGACGGAGACTCCGTTACGATCCGTGTATCCGAAGACAAAGAGTTGACTATCGGCTATAAGGAGATATCCAAGGCCGTAAGGCATATTGAATTTTGA
- a CDS encoding large conductance mechanosensitive channel has protein sequence MGNFLKEFKDFALKGNVMDMAVGVIIGGAFGNIVTALTDSFITPLIQAITGNDEVEVGGQFVINGAAFTYGAFISAIINFLILALILFCVIKAINTATEKAAKLAKKKEAEEAAAPAEPSEEVKLLTEIRDALKNK, from the coding sequence ATGGGTAACTTTTTGAAGGAATTTAAGGATTTTGCTCTTAAGGGCAATGTAATGGATATGGCAGTCGGTGTTATCATCGGTGGTGCTTTCGGAAACATTGTAACGGCACTTACTGACAGCTTTATCACTCCCCTGATCCAGGCTATCACGGGTAATGACGAGGTCGAGGTTGGCGGACAGTTCGTGATCAACGGTGCCGCTTTCACATACGGCGCATTCATCTCTGCCATTATCAACTTCCTGATCCTTGCACTTATCCTCTTCTGCGTTATCAAGGCTATCAACACTGCTACAGAGAAGGCAGCTAAGCTCGCTAAGAAGAAGGAAGCCGAAGAGGCTGCTGCACCCGCTGAGCCTTCCGAGGAAGTCAAGCTCCTTACAGAGATCAGAGACGCTCTCAAGAACAAGTAA